In Chitinophagaceae bacterium, one genomic interval encodes:
- the mraZ gene encoding division/cell wall cluster transcriptional repressor MraZ, which translates to MTRFLGEYECKVDAKGRLMIPSGLNKQLLPEARDRFVVNRGFEKHLVLYPFNEWEKISSEINRLNLYVKKNRQFVRYFYRGATELSPDSNNRILFPKSLMEYANLKKDVVLFAYSNRIEIWNKEEYEGLLDDEPADFSDLAEDVMGDLSKEDNDE; encoded by the coding sequence ATGACCAGGTTTCTTGGGGAATATGAATGCAAAGTAGATGCCAAAGGGCGTCTCATGATTCCCTCCGGACTGAACAAACAGTTGCTTCCGGAGGCCCGGGATCGGTTTGTTGTAAATCGTGGCTTTGAGAAACATTTGGTTCTTTATCCTTTTAACGAGTGGGAAAAAATAAGTTCTGAAATTAACAGACTCAACCTGTACGTAAAGAAAAACAGGCAATTTGTAAGATATTTCTACAGGGGAGCTACAGAATTATCTCCGGATTCCAACAACAGAATACTTTTTCCAAAATCACTAATGGAATATGCAAACTTAAAAAAAGATGTAGTGCTATTTGCCTACTCAAACAGAATAGAGATTTGGAACAAAGAAGAATACGAAGGATTGCTGGATGATGAACCGGCAGACTTTTCAGACCTGGCAGAAGATGTAATGGGTGATCTGTCAAAAGAGGATAACGATGAATAG